The Haloarcula sp. DT43 genome includes a region encoding these proteins:
- a CDS encoding GNAT family N-acetyltransferase, which translates to MDQEREWACHGWDNSECAGTPLCPPRCPRFSDRESVQGIVRPHSAADTEALVEMYLALDPADRTMGLPPTTESRLRDWLGRFIDDGWSLVVELDASIVGHAGVTPADDAEPHLVVFVAGDARGRGIGSELLRHLVAHAADSGHDALTLTVAADNDPAVTVYDNLGFDVVEQMRGELEMRLSLSDPVVNRVQRPPAERGD; encoded by the coding sequence ATGGACCAGGAACGCGAGTGGGCCTGTCACGGGTGGGACAACAGCGAGTGTGCCGGGACCCCCCTCTGTCCCCCGCGGTGTCCGCGGTTCAGCGACCGCGAGTCCGTCCAGGGCATCGTGCGGCCACACAGCGCCGCCGACACCGAGGCACTCGTCGAGATGTACCTCGCTCTCGACCCGGCGGACAGGACGATGGGGTTGCCACCCACCACCGAGTCCCGGCTCAGGGACTGGCTCGGCCGGTTCATCGACGACGGCTGGAGCCTCGTCGTGGAGCTGGACGCATCAATCGTCGGCCACGCCGGCGTGACGCCTGCGGACGACGCCGAGCCACATCTGGTCGTGTTCGTCGCCGGCGACGCCCGGGGTCGGGGTATCGGGTCGGAACTGCTCCGCCACCTCGTCGCTCACGCGGCCGACAGCGGGCACGACGCGCTCACGCTGACCGTCGCCGCCGACAACGACCCGGCGGTGACGGTGTACGACAACCTCGGGTTCGATGTCGTCGAACAGATGCGGGGCGAACTGGAAATGCGCCTCTCCCTGTCGGACCCAGTGGTGAACCGCGTCCAGCGCCCGCCGGCGGAGCGAGGCGACTGA
- a CDS encoding IclR family transcriptional regulator gives MGQHSKSGNRIKSDETLFALIECLRESDGAGVTELAERLDIAKSTVHGHLTTMRDHGFVVKRGSEYHLGLTFFDYGQYVRGQLGIFRSGMQAVDELEKATGEMAWLITHENGKAMYVYGRGGQNDIDINTILGTWAYMHCNSGGKAILAHLPEAEIHAVVDEHGLPARTENTITTREALFEELEQIREQGYALNRSEDLKGVHAIGIPLMFGGEIQGALSIAGPAHRLSQERCEGEVLDQLRAATDEIELNLAYR, from the coding sequence ATGGGCCAGCACTCGAAAAGCGGAAACAGAATCAAATCGGACGAGACGCTGTTCGCCCTCATCGAATGCCTCCGGGAGTCAGACGGTGCCGGCGTGACGGAGCTGGCGGAACGGCTGGACATCGCCAAAAGCACCGTTCACGGCCACCTGACGACGATGCGCGACCACGGCTTCGTCGTCAAGCGCGGGTCGGAGTACCACCTCGGGCTGACGTTTTTCGACTACGGGCAGTACGTCAGGGGGCAACTGGGCATCTTCCGGTCCGGGATGCAGGCCGTCGACGAACTGGAGAAGGCCACCGGCGAGATGGCGTGGCTCATCACCCACGAGAACGGCAAGGCCATGTACGTCTACGGTCGGGGCGGGCAGAACGACATCGACATCAACACCATCCTCGGGACGTGGGCGTACATGCACTGCAACTCCGGCGGGAAGGCAATCCTCGCACATCTGCCCGAGGCGGAGATTCACGCCGTAGTCGACGAGCACGGCCTCCCCGCCCGGACGGAGAACACCATCACCACGCGGGAGGCACTGTTCGAGGAACTCGAACAGATACGCGAGCAGGGCTACGCCCTCAACCGCAGCGAGGACCTCAAGGGCGTCCACGCCATCGGCATCCCGCTGATGTTCGGCGGGGAGATACAGGGCGCGCTGAGTATCGCCGGCCCCGCCCACCGGCTCTCACAGGAGCGCTGTGAGGGGGAAGTGCTCGACCAGCTCCGGGCCGCGACCGACGAGATAGAGCTGAACCTGGCCTACCGTTGA
- a CDS encoding CoA-binding protein translates to MTLREMFDPSAIAVVGASATDGKIGYEAMANATAFDGPVYPVNPSSDGRLFGAPFVDSVTDIDDDVDLALCCVPAPATPGVIEDCGEAGVGAAVIYAGGFAEAGDEGERLQRSVVETAEKYGISLLGPNTSGFVVPATDLLCSFASGAEKLPAGNTAIIAQSGGIAHVLAFQSRRQGRGVSAMVGLGNRANVGFTETIEYFDGDDRTDAIVLHVEGTDDGRGLLEACRDSDTPVVAYKVGQSDVGEFAESHTGALTGDHELYTAGFAQYGVPTVTATDELLDAAAALGNSPAPDGPNVGVVTAQAGPGIIITDRLQRAGARLPSLTAETRERVDEILPGVTYTGNPVDTGRPMAAFGDVVTAVAEDAGVDVVLVYELFEQSVGFPVDALDGLAERVGKPVLFATDGIEEDMADDVAALAAADVPVFDTPERAADAAAVLARYGEMRAAGTDSEVVAHD, encoded by the coding sequence GTGACTCTCAGAGAGATGTTCGACCCGTCGGCCATCGCGGTCGTCGGAGCCTCGGCGACCGACGGCAAAATCGGCTACGAGGCGATGGCGAACGCGACGGCGTTCGACGGGCCGGTGTACCCGGTGAACCCATCCAGCGACGGGCGGCTGTTCGGTGCCCCGTTCGTGGATTCGGTGACAGATATCGACGACGACGTGGACCTCGCGCTGTGCTGTGTCCCCGCACCCGCGACCCCCGGCGTCATCGAAGATTGCGGCGAGGCCGGCGTCGGCGCGGCGGTCATCTACGCCGGCGGCTTCGCCGAGGCCGGCGACGAGGGCGAGCGGTTGCAACGCTCCGTCGTCGAGACGGCCGAGAAGTACGGCATCTCCCTGCTCGGGCCGAACACGAGCGGGTTCGTCGTCCCCGCGACGGACCTGCTGTGTTCCTTCGCCAGCGGCGCGGAGAAGCTCCCGGCCGGAAACACCGCCATCATCGCCCAGAGCGGCGGTATCGCGCACGTCCTCGCGTTCCAGTCCCGCAGACAGGGCCGGGGCGTCTCCGCGATGGTCGGCCTCGGCAACCGCGCCAACGTCGGGTTCACCGAGACCATCGAGTACTTCGACGGCGACGACCGGACCGACGCCATCGTCCTCCACGTCGAGGGCACCGACGACGGCCGCGGCCTGCTGGAGGCCTGCCGCGACAGCGACACGCCCGTGGTCGCGTACAAGGTCGGCCAGTCGGACGTGGGCGAGTTCGCCGAATCGCACACGGGCGCGCTCACCGGGGACCACGAACTGTACACCGCCGGGTTCGCCCAGTACGGCGTGCCGACGGTGACGGCGACCGACGAACTCCTGGACGCCGCCGCGGCGCTCGGGAACTCGCCCGCGCCGGACGGCCCCAACGTCGGCGTCGTCACTGCGCAGGCCGGCCCGGGCATCATCATCACCGACCGCCTCCAGCGCGCCGGTGCGCGCCTCCCGTCGCTGACCGCCGAGACCCGCGAGCGGGTCGACGAGATACTCCCGGGCGTCACCTACACGGGCAACCCGGTCGACACCGGCCGGCCGATGGCGGCGTTCGGCGACGTCGTGACGGCCGTCGCCGAGGACGCCGGCGTCGACGTCGTCCTGGTGTACGAACTGTTCGAACAGTCCGTCGGCTTCCCCGTCGACGCCCTGGACGGCCTCGCCGAGCGCGTCGGGAAGCCGGTCCTGTTCGCCACCGACGGCATCGAGGAGGACATGGCCGACGACGTGGCGGCGCTCGCGGCCGCGGACGTGCCGGTGTTCGACACCCCCGAGCGGGCCGCCGACGCCGCGGCCGTCCTGGCCCGCTACGGCGAGATGCGGGCCGCCGGGACCGACTCGGAGGTGGTTGCCCATGACTAA
- a CDS encoding class I adenylate-forming enzyme family protein: MKLREAFARTVRCYPDQPAVVTDDGRTVSYETLDERSTRLANAVQRRVGDRRCAVLTLNGLPAVESMLAGNKRGVGTVQLSYRATAAELERMAETASARALVFDDANADTALELLDSGGFEAAIHAGERSVDHELVESYEAVLDDAAADLDPALPVGDECGVLYTSGTTDTPKAVPFDQEQLWYGAIQVIMEHGIDETDTALCTTPWYHMVTTDAWLYPHFVAGATVVLHTTFDPTEALELIESHDVSGLLAVPTQLRAINGVQQEADFDVDSLGYIRTGGSIVTEDLVAATSEHLTDQVYNTYGMTEAGPDLTFAHPSTQADHPGTIGKESFSWEIRVVETVPLDEDPDPEATVDAGERGEIIARGPGMSTGYIDNPAAESKSYFDGWLRTRDVATVDEDGYLYIVDRVDNMIVSGGENVYPAEVEETLEAHPDVDEVCVFGLDDDTWGQVVTAVVVTDADLTAEALDTYCLETEALADFKRPREYAVTADPLPRSDTGTVLRTDLVVEHFEGR, translated from the coding sequence ATGAAACTCAGAGAGGCATTTGCCCGAACTGTCCGATGTTACCCCGACCAGCCGGCCGTCGTCACGGACGACGGGCGGACGGTCTCCTACGAGACACTCGACGAGCGAAGTACACGGCTCGCCAACGCTGTCCAGCGGCGGGTCGGCGACCGGCGGTGTGCCGTCCTCACCCTGAACGGCCTCCCGGCGGTCGAGTCGATGCTCGCCGGCAACAAGCGCGGCGTCGGGACCGTCCAGTTGTCCTACCGGGCGACGGCGGCGGAACTGGAGCGGATGGCGGAGACGGCCTCGGCCCGCGCGCTCGTGTTCGACGACGCCAACGCGGACACGGCGCTGGAGTTGCTCGACAGCGGCGGCTTCGAGGCGGCGATTCACGCCGGCGAGCGGTCGGTCGACCACGAACTCGTCGAGTCCTACGAGGCGGTCCTCGACGACGCCGCTGCGGACCTCGACCCCGCCCTGCCGGTTGGCGACGAGTGTGGCGTCCTCTACACGAGCGGGACGACTGACACGCCGAAGGCCGTCCCCTTCGACCAGGAGCAACTCTGGTACGGGGCCATCCAGGTCATCATGGAGCACGGCATCGACGAGACGGACACCGCGCTGTGTACGACGCCGTGGTACCACATGGTGACGACCGACGCCTGGCTCTATCCCCACTTCGTCGCCGGCGCGACGGTCGTGCTCCACACCACCTTCGACCCCACGGAGGCCCTGGAACTCATCGAGTCCCACGACGTGAGCGGCCTCCTCGCCGTCCCGACCCAGCTCAGAGCCATCAACGGCGTCCAGCAGGAGGCCGACTTCGACGTGGACTCGCTGGGGTACATCAGGACCGGCGGGTCCATCGTCACCGAGGACCTCGTCGCGGCGACCAGCGAGCACCTCACCGACCAGGTGTACAACACCTACGGGATGACCGAGGCCGGCCCCGACCTGACCTTCGCCCACCCGAGCACGCAGGCCGACCACCCCGGCACCATCGGCAAGGAGTCGTTCTCGTGGGAAATCCGCGTCGTCGAGACGGTACCCCTCGACGAGGACCCGGACCCCGAAGCGACCGTCGACGCCGGCGAGCGCGGCGAGATAATCGCCCGCGGTCCCGGGATGTCGACGGGGTACATCGACAACCCCGCGGCCGAGTCGAAGTCGTACTTCGACGGCTGGCTCCGCACCCGCGACGTGGCGACCGTCGACGAGGACGGCTACCTCTACATCGTCGACCGCGTGGACAACATGATAGTCAGCGGCGGCGAGAACGTCTACCCGGCCGAGGTCGAGGAGACGCTGGAGGCCCACCCCGACGTGGATGAGGTCTGTGTCTTCGGCCTCGACGACGACACGTGGGGCCAGGTCGTCACGGCCGTCGTCGTCACCGACGCCGACCTCACGGCCGAGGCCCTCGACACGTACTGCCTCGAAACGGAGGCGCTGGCGGACTTCAAGCGCCCGCGGGAGTACGCCGTCACCGCCGACCCGCTCCCGCGGTCGGACACGGGGACCGTCCTCAGAACGGACCTGGTCGTCGAACACTTCGAGGGCCGGTAG
- a CDS encoding methyl-accepting chemotaxis protein, whose protein sequence is MSGPTSETASLAPEPGEPRDETERLRAERDHWRHLFDQLVALFPEPVIVVDDGGRLTHWNEEQAAFIGVDPETALGRPAHEVVGTEAVTETLAEEVARTGETVREADVRSGTHDDGTEWHVRATGVPLVAPDGDVVGSFEYVSRVTDLVEQRRSMEQVQQKVSEEIETAVADLESAAEQVTDNAEEIADIAEAEAGNVGDVDQEIQTLSAATEEVASSVETISAQSDETEALAEESEGATRDLLDTVEAVTDASERMAGDATELADRIEEIDDVVATIDDLAEQINMLALNASIEAARAGEAGEGFAVVAEEVKNLAGESQAEADRIERLIDSVSEIAAETVDSVAATAEMVADIESEIRAVNGNQQRIQESITDISTQLTQIADATDDQSKSAEEMAALLDTTVEGVERVADEVAELAAANQRQTTQLAQIRESVESLEHNLDEAIDAR, encoded by the coding sequence ATGTCCGGACCCACCTCAGAGACGGCGTCGCTGGCCCCGGAGCCGGGCGAGCCACGCGACGAGACCGAACGACTCCGCGCGGAGCGCGACCACTGGCGGCACCTCTTCGACCAGCTCGTCGCGCTGTTTCCCGAACCTGTCATCGTCGTCGACGACGGCGGTCGCCTGACTCACTGGAACGAGGAGCAGGCGGCGTTCATCGGCGTCGACCCGGAGACGGCGCTCGGCCGGCCGGCCCACGAGGTCGTCGGGACCGAGGCAGTGACGGAGACGCTGGCGGAGGAAGTCGCACGCACGGGCGAGACCGTCAGGGAGGCCGATGTCCGGTCGGGCACGCACGACGACGGGACGGAGTGGCACGTCCGCGCGACCGGGGTCCCGCTCGTCGCGCCGGACGGGGACGTCGTCGGGTCCTTCGAGTACGTCAGCCGCGTCACCGACCTCGTCGAACAGCGCCGGTCGATGGAGCAGGTCCAGCAGAAGGTCAGCGAGGAGATAGAGACCGCCGTCGCGGACCTCGAATCGGCGGCCGAGCAGGTGACCGACAACGCGGAGGAAATCGCCGACATCGCCGAGGCGGAGGCCGGCAACGTCGGCGACGTCGACCAGGAGATACAGACGCTGAGCGCGGCCACCGAGGAGGTCGCATCGAGCGTCGAGACCATCAGCGCCCAGAGCGACGAGACGGAGGCCCTGGCCGAGGAGTCGGAGGGTGCGACTCGCGACCTCCTCGACACCGTCGAGGCCGTCACGGACGCGAGCGAGCGGATGGCCGGCGACGCGACCGAACTGGCCGACCGTATCGAGGAGATAGACGACGTGGTCGCGACAATCGACGACCTGGCCGAGCAGATAAACATGCTGGCGCTCAACGCCTCTATCGAAGCCGCCCGGGCCGGCGAGGCCGGCGAGGGGTTCGCCGTCGTCGCCGAGGAGGTCAAGAACCTTGCCGGCGAGTCCCAGGCGGAGGCCGACCGAATCGAGCGGCTGATAGACTCGGTCTCGGAAATCGCGGCCGAGACCGTCGACAGCGTGGCAGCGACGGCGGAGATGGTCGCGGACATCGAGTCGGAGATTCGGGCGGTAAACGGGAACCAACAGCGCATCCAGGAGTCCATCACCGACATCTCGACCCAGCTGACGCAGATAGCCGACGCGACCGACGACCAGTCGAAAAGCGCCGAGGAGATGGCGGCTCTGCTGGATACGACGGTCGAGGGCGTCGAACGGGTGGCCGACGAGGTGGCCGAACTGGCGGCCGCGAACCAGCGCCAGACGACGCAGCTGGCTCAGATACGGGAGAGCGTCGAATCGCTGGAGCACAACCTGGACGAGGCTATCGACGCCCGCTGA
- a CDS encoding SLC13 family permease codes for MSDETATRAGLLRGIDPSWLSVPVGVFAAGAVLRYAPLATGAARMLAITLFCIALWVGAPVKPWFTALLGVGLIGVTFSTSLALTGFQSPATWLVVVGILIGEAARQSGLADLVERLALHRMPAAVGTDAVAAYRYLLVVLSFGSLALAVLVPSSLVRVLILAPILQSLGELFEERRAAVGIFLGPLFATFYGSSGILTGSLANIIVTGLVESSGGPAITWTEWALWLGPVMGVGRVALIVCVAYLLYRPRDRDAVTTPDRTGGVSTTARERRMLGFLLLGVVIWATDFVHGLHPLFGAVVVTLLAFAPRIGVVGPDAVGDADFSILFFLGAIFAIAEGLRQTAFTDLAANRLLSTLPADPSLPLVLVVVVVAALALTLVMEGLAVASVLTPVLVSFAASAGIPLVPVAMTEAVALNAYFFPYQSAVLVAILGLDVVDSVELTKMASVCSLATLLLLVPVQIAVFTLLF; via the coding sequence ATGTCGGACGAAACTGCGACTCGGGCGGGTCTCCTCCGGGGGATTGACCCCTCGTGGCTCTCGGTTCCAGTCGGTGTGTTCGCGGCCGGAGCCGTCCTCCGGTACGCGCCGCTCGCGACCGGCGCGGCGCGGATGCTCGCCATCACGTTGTTCTGTATCGCGCTCTGGGTCGGAGCACCCGTCAAGCCGTGGTTCACCGCCCTGCTGGGCGTGGGCCTCATCGGCGTCACGTTCTCGACCAGCCTCGCGCTGACCGGGTTCCAGTCCCCGGCGACGTGGCTCGTCGTCGTTGGCATCCTCATCGGCGAGGCCGCCCGACAGAGCGGGCTCGCGGACCTCGTCGAACGGCTGGCGCTCCACCGGATGCCCGCGGCCGTCGGGACCGACGCCGTCGCGGCCTACCGGTACCTGCTCGTGGTCCTCTCGTTCGGCAGCCTCGCGCTGGCGGTGCTGGTCCCGTCGTCGCTCGTACGGGTCCTCATCCTCGCGCCGATTCTGCAGTCGCTCGGCGAGCTGTTCGAGGAGCGGCGCGCGGCGGTCGGCATCTTCCTCGGCCCGCTGTTTGCGACCTTCTACGGGTCCTCGGGCATCCTCACCGGGTCGCTGGCGAACATCATCGTCACCGGGCTGGTCGAGTCCAGCGGCGGCCCGGCGATTACCTGGACCGAGTGGGCGCTGTGGCTCGGCCCGGTCATGGGCGTCGGCCGGGTCGCGCTCATCGTCTGCGTCGCGTACCTGCTGTACCGCCCCCGCGACCGGGACGCCGTGACGACGCCGGACCGGACCGGGGGCGTCTCGACGACGGCCCGCGAGCGCCGGATGCTGGGCTTTCTCCTCCTGGGCGTCGTCATCTGGGCGACCGACTTCGTCCACGGCCTCCACCCGCTTTTCGGGGCTGTCGTCGTGACGCTGCTGGCGTTTGCCCCGCGAATCGGCGTCGTCGGTCCCGACGCCGTCGGCGACGCCGACTTCTCTATCCTGTTTTTCCTGGGCGCTATCTTCGCAATCGCCGAGGGCCTCCGGCAGACGGCCTTCACCGACCTCGCGGCGAATCGCCTGCTCTCGACGCTGCCGGCCGACCCGTCGCTCCCGCTGGTGCTCGTCGTCGTCGTCGTCGCGGCGCTGGCGCTGACGCTCGTGATGGAGGGGCTCGCGGTGGCTTCCGTCCTCACGCCGGTCCTGGTCTCGTTTGCCGCGAGCGCGGGGATTCCGCTGGTCCCGGTAGCGATGACGGAAGCCGTCGCACTCAACGCCTACTTCTTCCCGTACCAGTCGGCCGTGCTGGTCGCCATCCTCGGCCTGGACGTGGTCGACTCGGTCGAGCTGACGAAGATGGCCAGCGTCTGCTCGCTCGCCACCTTGCTCCTGCTCGTGCCCGTCCAGATTGCGGTTTTCACTCTCCTGTTCTGA
- a CDS encoding ABC transporter ATP-binding protein, producing the protein MALLEGQNLTKKFGGVVAIDDVSFTVERGEAIGLIGPNGAGKSTLFRTVTGVHEPTEGRVFFDGEEITGKPSHEICRRGLAKTHQIVRPFESMTLLENVAVGAEFGGSEFDDVRGRAREMLEFVDLTEFQYDKPGELSVGQLKRLEIARVLATDPDLVLFDEVAGGLDPEETEDIVDLIGDIKDEGKTVFLIDHVMRALMTVSERVMVLNNGRLIAEGTPTEIQNDDEVIEAYLGEHANKDLSSAVTGD; encoded by the coding sequence ATGGCGCTACTCGAAGGACAGAACCTGACAAAGAAGTTCGGCGGTGTCGTCGCAATCGACGACGTCTCGTTCACCGTAGAGCGGGGCGAGGCCATCGGCCTCATCGGCCCGAACGGGGCCGGCAAATCGACGCTGTTCCGAACAGTCACCGGCGTCCACGAACCGACCGAGGGACGGGTGTTTTTCGACGGCGAGGAGATTACCGGCAAGCCGTCGCACGAAATCTGTCGCCGCGGGCTCGCAAAGACACACCAAATTGTCCGGCCGTTCGAGAGCATGACGCTGCTAGAAAACGTCGCCGTCGGCGCTGAGTTCGGCGGCAGCGAGTTCGACGACGTGCGCGGTCGTGCCCGCGAGATGCTGGAGTTCGTCGACCTCACGGAGTTCCAGTACGACAAGCCGGGGGAGCTGAGCGTCGGCCAGCTCAAACGCCTCGAAATCGCCCGCGTGCTGGCGACGGACCCCGACCTCGTCCTCTTCGACGAGGTGGCCGGCGGGCTCGACCCCGAGGAGACCGAAGACATCGTCGACCTCATCGGCGACATCAAAGACGAGGGCAAGACGGTCTTCCTCATCGACCACGTCATGCGGGCGCTGATGACCGTCAGCGAGCGGGTCATGGTGTTGAACAACGGTCGGCTCATCGCCGAGGGGACGCCCACCGAGATTCAGAACGACGACGAGGTCATCGAGGCGTACCTCGGCGAGCACGCCAACAAGGACCTCTCGAGCGCGGTCACCGGCGACTAG
- a CDS encoding UbiA prenyltransferase family protein translates to MSRRVAGLLAHVRPVFMLPVVATSVCGAALAPSVSAGIAAQHAGAVGTALFVAHLRDGFVDGHVRGEETPPLSVPAYRWATAAAVAVALALASSLAATAGVLAAASVLALLCLALLHAPYLDRHPVPVTVDYALGIAVTLCGGFAAQAGGLTWGVLAVAAGVAALLSGIKVGLDRLDADFDASVGKRTVPVVASEGGATWVAVGCFAAAALVVVGAIAGRVLPRLAALALLPVAGCAVVTPAVAPRWAVRVQMALSYAFVGVLFVALCGGDCRGWRLVGRLASTVGQVQLYLVGRGPELVEHFPLTALL, encoded by the coding sequence ATGTCACGACGCGTCGCCGGACTGCTCGCGCACGTCCGACCGGTGTTCATGCTCCCCGTCGTCGCCACGTCGGTCTGCGGGGCGGCCCTCGCACCGAGTGTCAGCGCCGGCATCGCGGCACAGCACGCGGGGGCCGTCGGGACGGCGCTGTTCGTCGCCCACCTGCGCGACGGGTTCGTGGACGGCCACGTCCGCGGGGAGGAGACGCCGCCGCTCTCGGTGCCGGCCTATCGGTGGGCGACGGCCGCCGCCGTCGCCGTCGCGCTCGCGCTCGCCTCGTCGCTGGCGGCTACCGCCGGGGTGCTCGCCGCCGCGTCGGTCCTGGCCCTGCTGTGTCTCGCCCTGTTGCACGCGCCGTACCTCGACAGGCACCCGGTTCCGGTCACCGTCGACTACGCGCTCGGCATCGCCGTCACGCTGTGTGGCGGGTTCGCCGCGCAGGCCGGCGGGCTGACCTGGGGCGTGCTCGCAGTCGCCGCCGGCGTCGCGGCACTGCTGTCCGGCATCAAGGTCGGCCTCGACCGCCTCGACGCCGACTTCGACGCGTCGGTCGGGAAACGCACCGTCCCCGTCGTCGCCAGTGAAGGCGGAGCCACGTGGGTCGCGGTCGGCTGTTTCGCCGCCGCAGCGCTGGTGGTCGTCGGGGCCATCGCCGGACGCGTCCTCCCCCGTCTCGCGGCGCTGGCGCTTCTCCCGGTCGCCGGCTGTGCCGTCGTGACGCCCGCCGTGGCCCCGCGCTGGGCCGTCAGAGTACAGATGGCGCTCAGTTACGCGTTCGTCGGCGTCCTGTTCGTCGCGCTCTGTGGCGGAGACTGTCGCGGGTGGCGGCTGGTGGGCCGCCTGGCCTCAACGGTAGGCCAGGTTCAGCTCTATCTCGTCGGTCGCGGCCCGGAGCTGGTCGAGCACTTCCCCCTCACAGCGCTCCTGTGA
- a CDS encoding gamma carbonic anhydrase family protein — MQRATPHGTPQVAEEAFVSEMAYVVGDVTVDTRASLWPFVCLRGDHGPVTVGSETNVQEFAMLHGATLGDEVTVGHGAVVDYADVHSHSLVGMGSAVMGGATVESNCIVAANAVVRQGQRVPEGHMAYGVPAETRPLSDAQVEQISDTHENYVELAATYRDTPADATDDD; from the coding sequence ATGCAACGGGCAACCCCACACGGAACCCCACAGGTCGCGGAAGAGGCATTCGTCTCGGAGATGGCGTACGTCGTCGGTGACGTCACGGTCGACACGCGGGCGAGCCTCTGGCCGTTCGTCTGTCTGCGGGGCGACCACGGGCCGGTCACCGTCGGCAGCGAGACGAACGTCCAGGAGTTCGCCATGCTCCACGGGGCGACCCTCGGCGACGAGGTGACGGTCGGCCACGGCGCGGTCGTCGATTACGCCGATGTCCACAGCCACTCGCTGGTCGGCATGGGCAGCGCGGTGATGGGCGGTGCGACGGTCGAGTCGAACTGCATCGTGGCGGCCAACGCCGTCGTTCGGCAGGGGCAACGCGTTCCCGAGGGTCACATGGCCTACGGCGTCCCCGCGGAGACGCGGCCGCTCAGCGACGCGCAGGTCGAACAAATCAGCGACACTCACGAGAACTACGTGGAACTCGCGGCCACGTACCGCGACACCCCGGCCGACGCGACCGACGACGACTGA
- a CDS encoding universal stress protein, with translation MVRLLLALDDDLAQARAQITAVENMVETADGAEAYLLHVFDDNPEGASVKQVEAVRETKDRLEAAGVTVELLESSGDPAGEILRYAEEYDVDQICVGGRKRTPAGKALFGSVTQDVILGTHCPVLVCGSEDE, from the coding sequence ATGGTACGGTTGCTACTCGCGCTCGACGACGACCTGGCACAGGCACGCGCACAGATAACCGCCGTCGAAAACATGGTCGAGACGGCCGACGGGGCCGAGGCGTATCTGCTCCACGTGTTCGACGACAACCCCGAAGGCGCGTCGGTCAAGCAGGTCGAAGCGGTCAGGGAGACCAAAGACCGGCTGGAGGCGGCCGGCGTGACGGTCGAACTCCTCGAATCCAGCGGGGACCCCGCAGGCGAGATTCTCAGGTACGCGGAGGAGTACGACGTCGACCAGATATGCGTCGGCGGCCGCAAGCGGACCCCCGCGGGCAAGGCCCTGTTCGGCAGCGTCACACAGGACGTGATTCTCGGGACCCACTGCCCGGTACTGGTCTGTGGGAGCGAAGACGAGTGA
- a CDS encoding MBL fold metallo-hydrolase, translated as MPTEIAPDVYDITVKTTPDARYRVYLFDGETPTLVDTGFQDTVDTIADALAGLGVVPERVILTHGDPDHIGGLDGLAQRYDLDVWVPEGVETDAAVDHRYGHGDSVGPFRAVHVPGHTPTHHALVDEDRSVAVLGDAVFGSDARGLPAGYFVLPTAFFSADVAAADEHLDRLLDYEFEIGLVYHGSNVTEGASEKLAAFVDFAGKPS; from the coding sequence ATGCCGACAGAGATTGCTCCGGACGTGTACGACATCACGGTCAAGACGACGCCGGACGCCCGCTACCGGGTCTACCTGTTCGACGGCGAGACGCCGACGCTCGTGGACACTGGGTTCCAGGACACCGTCGATACCATCGCCGACGCGCTGGCGGGCCTCGGCGTCGTCCCCGAGCGCGTAATACTCACCCACGGCGACCCGGACCACATCGGCGGCCTCGACGGCCTCGCCCAGCGGTACGACCTCGACGTCTGGGTGCCCGAGGGGGTCGAGACCGACGCCGCCGTCGACCACCGCTACGGGCACGGCGACAGCGTCGGCCCGTTCCGTGCCGTACACGTCCCCGGCCACACGCCAACCCATCACGCGCTCGTCGACGAGGACCGCAGTGTCGCCGTGCTGGGCGACGCGGTGTTCGGTTCCGACGCGCGCGGGCTCCCAGCGGGCTATTTCGTCCTCCCGACGGCGTTCTTCTCGGCGGACGTGGCCGCCGCCGACGAACACCTCGACCGGCTGCTCGACTACGAGTTCGAAATCGGGCTGGTCTATCACGGCTCGAACGTCACCGAGGGCGCGAGCGAGAAACTGGCTGCGTTCGTCGACTTCGCCGGTAAACCGAGCTAG